In a single window of the Dehalococcoidales bacterium genome:
- the nuoE gene encoding NADH-quinone oxidoreductase subunit NuoE, whose protein sequence is MAVKQLKPRVNKILDAYQRDKSALIDILHDTHAAIGYLPKEALAEISAGLGVPLSRVYSVVTFFKAFSLTPRGRNLISVCMGTACHVRGADKIMAQIEKELGIKTGGITSDLKFSLETVNCVGACALGPMVIIGDDYHGEMTPEKVSPVLSQYH, encoded by the coding sequence ATGGCAGTAAAGCAGCTAAAACCCAGGGTTAACAAGATACTGGATGCTTACCAGCGTGATAAATCGGCGCTGATAGATATCCTGCATGATACCCACGCGGCCATCGGCTATCTTCCCAAGGAAGCCCTGGCGGAAATAAGCGCCGGTCTGGGCGTGCCTTTGAGCCGCGTTTACAGCGTGGTCACTTTCTTCAAGGCCTTCAGCCTTACCCCGCGCGGGCGCAATCTTATCAGCGTCTGCATGGGCACGGCCTGCCACGTCCGCGGCGCGGACAAGATCATGGCGCAGATTGAGAAAGAGCTGGGAATCAAGACCGGCGGTATTACGTCCGACCTCAAATTTTCCCTGGAGACCGTCAACTGCGTGGGTGCCTGCGCCCTTGGTCCGATGGTCATCATCGGAGATGACTATCACGGCGAGATGACGCCGGAAAAAGTAAGCCCCGTACTCAGCCAATATCACTAA
- a CDS encoding thiamine pyrophosphate-dependent enzyme, translated as MEKYAIYVPRLVKKEENFAPGHRACIGCGEALAIRQAFKALDNNVIVVNATGCAEIFSSQLPLTSWQLPWIHTLFENTAAVASGIEAAYKAMRRKGAQLPENTKVVAIGGDGGTSDIGLQALSGALERGHDFTYICFDNEAYMNTGVQRSSSTPFGASTTTSPAGKNSIGQFSWKKNMPAIAAAHNIPYVATATHGYPFDLMAKVAKAVATKGPAYVHILSVCPTGWRSPTDTINRQSRLAVQTGVFPLFEVENGVYKMSVDMPVLRPVTDYLKGQGRFRHLTEDTIALIQQRVELEYRKILENVKHGSKAAKTQG; from the coding sequence ATGGAAAAATACGCGATATATGTTCCCCGGCTCGTTAAAAAAGAGGAGAACTTTGCGCCCGGGCACCGCGCCTGCATCGGCTGCGGGGAAGCCCTGGCCATTCGCCAGGCGTTTAAAGCCCTGGATAACAACGTAATCGTCGTCAACGCCACCGGCTGCGCGGAAATCTTCTCCTCCCAGCTCCCGCTGACCAGCTGGCAATTGCCCTGGATACACACCCTGTTCGAGAACACCGCGGCGGTGGCTTCCGGCATCGAGGCCGCCTACAAGGCCATGCGGCGCAAGGGCGCTCAGCTGCCGGAAAACACTAAAGTAGTCGCCATCGGCGGCGACGGCGGCACCTCGGACATCGGCCTCCAGGCGCTTTCCGGCGCGCTGGAACGCGGCCACGATTTTACCTACATCTGCTTTGATAATGAAGCCTACATGAACACCGGCGTCCAGCGCTCTTCCTCCACGCCTTTCGGCGCCTCCACTACCACCTCTCCCGCCGGTAAAAATAGCATCGGGCAGTTCAGCTGGAAGAAAAATATGCCCGCCATCGCGGCGGCGCATAACATCCCTTACGTTGCCACCGCCACCCACGGCTACCCCTTCGACCTGATGGCGAAAGTGGCCAAAGCGGTAGCCACCAAAGGCCCGGCCTACGTACACATCCTTTCCGTTTGCCCCACCGGCTGGCGCAGCCCCACCGATACCATCAACCGCCAGTCGCGCCTGGCCGTGCAGACCGGTGTTTTCCCGCTTTTTGAGGTGGAGAACGGCGTTTACAAAATGAGCGTTGATATGCCCGTTTTGCGGCCGGTAACGGACTACCTGAAAGGGCAGGGCCGGTTCCGCCATCTGACGGAAGACACTATCGCCCTGATACAGCAGCGGGTAGAGTTGGAATATCGAAAAATACTGGAGAATGTGAAACATGGCAGTAAAGCAGCTAAAACCCAGGGTTAA
- a CDS encoding transketolase C-terminal domain-containing protein, protein MTIKTGIEVSIALADAVKMCNPDVVAAYPITPQTHIVEHLAELVANGELDAEYVPVESEHSAMSACLGSAAAGARTFTATASQGLALMNEVVYVAAPMRLPIIMAVANRALSAPLSIWADHSDMMSVRDTGWIQIVVENGQQALDNTIIAFRVGEDQRVLLPVMVHLDGFNLTHVIEPIIFPTQEEVDKYLPKNRFPLPLNPDRPVAMGDFGPPAIFMETKWAQQVNLVNSKKVILQAWDEFDKAFGRKYMPVEKYHSDGAKVLLMTMGSSGETASVAIDEMRAAGLDVGQIRLRLWRPFPFEELREAVKDADVLIVIDRAMSFGGPAGPVASEVKSALYNQAKKPKVVSYIISLGGRDTTIDGYKDIVKKGMEIAAKGSRNEFEIYGVRE, encoded by the coding sequence ATGACCATTAAGACCGGTATTGAAGTCTCCATCGCCCTGGCTGATGCCGTCAAGATGTGTAATCCGGATGTAGTGGCGGCTTACCCCATTACCCCCCAGACCCACATCGTGGAGCATCTGGCCGAGTTGGTTGCCAACGGCGAGCTTGACGCCGAATATGTCCCCGTGGAGTCCGAGCATTCCGCCATGAGCGCCTGTCTCGGTTCGGCGGCGGCCGGCGCCCGCACCTTTACCGCCACTGCCAGCCAGGGACTGGCCCTGATGAACGAGGTAGTCTATGTGGCCGCGCCCATGCGCCTGCCAATTATCATGGCGGTGGCCAACCGCGCTTTATCCGCCCCCCTCAGTATATGGGCCGACCATTCTGATATGATGTCTGTCCGGGACACCGGCTGGATTCAAATAGTGGTGGAAAACGGCCAGCAGGCGCTGGATAACACCATCATCGCTTTCCGTGTGGGTGAAGACCAGCGCGTTCTGTTGCCGGTGATGGTCCACCTGGACGGCTTTAACCTTACCCATGTTATCGAACCCATCATCTTTCCCACCCAGGAAGAGGTGGATAAATACCTCCCCAAGAACAGGTTCCCCCTGCCCCTTAACCCGGACCGGCCGGTAGCCATGGGCGATTTCGGCCCGCCGGCTATTTTCATGGAGACCAAGTGGGCGCAGCAGGTCAATCTGGTTAACTCCAAAAAAGTAATCCTCCAGGCCTGGGACGAGTTTGATAAAGCGTTCGGCCGGAAATATATGCCCGTGGAAAAGTATCACAGCGATGGTGCTAAAGTCCTGCTGATGACCATGGGCAGCTCCGGTGAGACCGCTTCCGTCGCTATCGACGAGATGCGCGCGGCGGGGCTGGACGTGGGGCAGATACGGCTGCGCTTATGGCGGCCCTTCCCCTTCGAGGAGCTGCGGGAGGCGGTAAAGGACGCGGACGTGCTTATCGTCATCGACCGCGCCATGTCCTTCGGCGGGCCGGCCGGGCCGGTAGCCTCGGAGGTCAAATCCGCCCTCTATAACCAGGCTAAAAAGCCCAAAGTAGTCAGCTACATTATCAGCCTGGGCGGCCGCGATACCACCATAGACGGCTACAAGGACATCGTGAAAAAGGGCATGGAGATAGCGGCCAAAGGCAGCCGGAACGAATTTGAAATCTACGGTGTGAGGGAATAA
- a CDS encoding 4Fe-4S binding protein, which produces MAKSESEMTWKDLEIGNIVTEPGSAREYESGTWRSQRPTYDFTRCIKCGLCALYCPEGCIGQNQEGYFEADLYYCKGCGVCAKECWPRVISMIEEVE; this is translated from the coding sequence ATGGCGAAATCCGAAAGTGAAATGACGTGGAAAGACCTGGAAATCGGTAACATCGTGACCGAGCCAGGCAGCGCCCGGGAGTACGAGAGCGGCACCTGGCGCTCGCAACGCCCCACTTACGACTTCACCAGGTGCATCAAGTGCGGACTATGCGCTCTTTACTGCCCGGAAGGCTGCATCGGGCAGAACCAGGAAGGCTATTTTGAAGCCGACCTTTATTACTGCAAGGGCTGCGGCGTCTGCGCCAAAGAATGCTGGCCCAGGGTTATTAGTATGATAGAGGAGGTGGAGTAA